Proteins found in one Flavobacteriales bacterium genomic segment:
- a CDS encoding heme NO-binding domain-containing protein, whose protein sequence is MYGLVNKAIQDLVIKGHGIDKWTEIKNMAGMEDERFVSLKSYPDKLTYDLVGAASRVLGADANKILEAFGEHWVLYTAEEGYGDMLDFTGSTLVQFLKNLDLLHLRVKNMMPHLQPPKFECIEIAENEIELHYYSEREGFAPMVIGLLNGLGKRFKTELQVEHIEKKQVNGGADRFLVRW, encoded by the coding sequence ATGTACGGATTAGTTAATAAAGCCATTCAAGATCTTGTTATAAAGGGGCACGGTATTGATAAGTGGACAGAAATAAAGAACATGGCAGGCATGGAAGACGAACGTTTTGTGAGTTTGAAGAGCTACCCCGATAAGCTGACCTATGACCTTGTTGGGGCGGCCAGCCGTGTGTTGGGTGCTGATGCAAATAAGATACTGGAAGCCTTTGGAGAACACTGGGTGCTGTATACTGCAGAAGAAGGCTATGGAGATATGCTCGATTTTACGGGCTCAACATTGGTACAGTTCCTGAAGAACCTTGATCTGCTGCATCTGAGGGTGAAAAATATGATGCCACACCTACAACCTCCCAAGTTCGAATGTATTGAGATAGCCGAAAATGAGATTGAGTTGCATTATTACTCAGAACGTGAAGGCTTTGCGCCTATGGTTATTGGCCTGCTTAACGGTTTGGGGAAACGGTTTAAAACGGAATTACAGGTAGAACACATCGAAAAGAAGCAGGTGAATGGAGGGGCAGATCGTTTTTTGGTCAGGTGGTAG